One Hevea brasiliensis isolate MT/VB/25A 57/8 chromosome 6, ASM3005281v1, whole genome shotgun sequence genomic window, TTAGTTTTTAGGGTGCTGAGTTTTTGTATAATCAAGTAAAGCCTTTATTTTTTGCAACATGCAAAGGGCAGAGGGCAGAGGACAGAGGCGATAGGATAGAAATGCCGTGTTTGGTTGTTAAATGATTGTGAATGGATGAAACTAAAATGTGTCATCCATTTTATCTTTGCTTGTATTGTTATTCTTTGAAAACTATTTGTAAATATGCTATGTTTTAAATCAAAGTTCAAAACTTGTTTCTGTTCTTCGTCTTTTGGAGCAACTTATATGATTGACGAAAAGCATTTTTGGTAGCCTTATTgtgtataaattaaatttcactTTCAGGGATGGCTGGTGCTATATATATTAAGGGGGTTGCTGTTACCAAATATAAGAGGTGAGTCATTTCTGCACTGCAGATCCTAGCAGTATTTTTGTTTTGCAtgcaaaatgtttttttttatatatatatatatatatatatatatatatatatatatatatatgctgaaGAAATGATATAGAAAACCAGTTgatataattaaatgatttttgTTTATCCTGATGAGTTTATGCAAGGATTTGAGTAACTGATATTTGAATGGCTTAATGGTCAATACTCCTTTTGCTTGCTAGTCAAAATTTGAATAGCATTGTTTTATTATAATGATTTCCACTTGCAGAATGATCTTCAATTGTTAATGGTAATGGAGTATTGGTTGCAGGTCTACTGTGAATGACACTGATGAGTGGCCATCCAAATATTCAAAGCTATTTATTGAAGTAAGAATTGGCACATTTCATGAACTAAATATTTTTGTGTTTTTATCCATGCTTTTGTTAGATAAGTAGCCTATTGTTTTTATGTGGTCCAAGCAACTAGTGCTCTTTTAAATTGTACTTGTAATGAAGTGAGTTAATTTACTCATTTATGGTCCAATAAAAGTATACGGGATTTTTTTGTGAATTTCTTAAGTtaggttttcaaaggatttttttTTGGTGGGGGGGTGTATATTTTTGTTAGATGCTTAAAAGTGATTATATTATAACTTTTATGGTTATAGTTTTCAGGTTAATCGTTTGACCTAAAGATCTAATAAACTATAGAGATTTTCTTTTCAGAAAAAGAAAATTATGCATAAAACAACTTTTATACATAGTATAGATGAATGATATGATGATCATTTCAAATATTGCAAATTATATTACTGCGTTTGACTTTGTAATGTCTATGCAATCATAAACCTAGAGTGGTGAGGAAGAATGCATTTTATTATTTCAGATTGTTTAACTCCTATTCTACCCGCTAATCAATATGGAATAAACTTGCAGCTAGATGATGGTCTGGAGCTTTCTTTCACTGATAAGAGGCGATTTGCTAAAGTCCGCTTGCTCAAAGATGTATTTACTGTTTCCTAGTCTACTTAAAGTTTCCATGGTTATCTAACTTCAAGGCATCTTGTTGATTTCTCATCACTTTacctttatttattgtttgttttGTTTTCTGGGTGCAGCCAGCTTCTGTGCCTCCAATTTCTGAGCTGGGCCCTGATGCACTATTGGAGCCAATGGCAGTTGATGAATTTTATGAATCCTTGCACAAGAAGAAAATTGCAATCAAGGCTCTGTTACTTGATCAGGttaaaaactaaaattatttGCTTTACCATTTCCAAGATGATCCCTTttcattttgaaaatattatgacCAAATATAGGTAAGAATTGAGATATAGCAGGTATTATGGCATTTAAAGCTTTAGATTTGATAATGTGCATGGAAGGACTATGTCTATGAGATTAAGATTTAACAGGAAGCAATAATAATCTAGATGAAGATATAAACGCATTTGAATAGCAAGAAGTTTGCCATGATAAGATTTGTGTAGCCAGGCATCAATAGGTTGGgttaaaatttttatagttatagattgctctttcaaggctttgTCGTGCACTTGAAAACCATAGATGTTAGCGTGCCCATTGTTTCAAATGCTTTAAATACAATGTTGTGTACTGACTCTAACCTGTGTTTATCTTTGTAGAGTTTTATCTCTGGTATTGGCAACTGGATTGCCGATGAAGTGCTGTACCAAGTTAGTGCACTTTTACATGCTAACTTTATTGTTTGATTAAAGCTGTAATTAGATTTCATCGTTCAATGTTACCATCAATATTAATTCTTTGGATTTAAATACATCTATTCATGTTTTGACTTATTTTTAGTAAAACCCTAGGCTCACACGACTCTTTATTCTGCtactttaacttttaatttttaatttcagaTCATGATGAAAAGGATTTCTCTTTAGCATATGCAACTTTAAGAGTTCGGAAGTCGTAGTTTACCCAGGAATTGCAGGAATTTGAAGGGTTAATACGTTTGGTAAAGTGTGTGCAAATGGAATGAGATATGTGAAGCACACGAATGTTTgtactaaaatataaataaaatttacgcAATTTTAGAAGGAGGTACTGGCGATAGAGGAAAGAATGAATGAACATTGTCTAAGATGGCTTGCTTATGGTTACCAAAGATGACCAGATGTGCTAGAGAAGGAAAATTGTTATAACGTTGCCTATAATATAATAGACCACAAGTAAATGGGGTTTAAGGTTCTGTGAAACCCCTATTTGTTTCTTGAgacataatattttttaaatcaaCAATATCTTCATTTTATGGTCTTCACATCATTGTTGTTAGCTAAGTCAAATAATGAAGTTCGATGATAATGTATGTTTGCTTTGTTCAGGCCAGTATTCATCCTCTACAAACTGCTTCCAGCTTGTCCAAAGGAAGTTGTGCAACATTACACAAGTGCATCAAGGAGGTAGGAGAAAGTGTTTTGCTTCCTATCAAGAGTCTTATTGGcagtttttttttcttcttcctgAAGCAAgcaattttcatggagaaatagAAGAAAAATATCTGTAGGTTATTCAATATGCTGTTCAAGTTGATGCTGAATGCAGCTGCTTTCCTCTTGAATGGTTGTTTCATTTTAGATGGGGCAAAAAGCCTGGAACAGTTAATGGTAAGATACTTTTGATATGTCAGATCATTTTGACTTGATAATTGATTTTACAGGTAATTGAAAAAGCAATAGAAGTTGGGGCAGATAGTAGTCAGTTCCCCAATAATTGGATTTTTCATTCCCGAGAAAAGAAGCCTGGGAAGGCTTTTGTTGATGGTTTGGCTCCTGACCTAGATGATATCTCAGatttcctctctctttctctgtaTTTATATATCACAATCTGTTTTTAAGAGTATGGTAAGGAGTAAGGAGATAATTGTTAGATTTGGCATTCTATGTTTAACTTGTAGTTCTTTCTGTTTTTGTTTCTTAAACACTGTTTGATTGGATCGCGTACAAACATTGATGAGTTTTTTGTTGTGGCAGGGAAGAAAATTGATTTTATCGCTGCTGGTGGTAGGGTATGTTATTCTAAAACAGAGCTTATCAGATCATTTCTGTCGCTTTATTGAGTAGTT contains:
- the LOC110654234 gene encoding formamidopyrimidine-DNA glycosylase isoform X3, encoding MPELPEVEAARRAIEEHCLGKRIKKAIIANDPKVIDGVSPSDFESALVGKTLISALRKGKNLWFLLDSPPFPSFQFGMAGAIYIKGVAVTKYKRSTVNDTDEWPSKYSKLFIELDDGLELSFTDKRRFAKVRLLKDPASVPPISELGPDALLEPMAVDEFYESLHKKKIAIKALLLDQSFISGIGNWIADEVLYQASIHPLQTASSLSKGSCATLHKCIKEVIQYAVQVDAECSCFPLEWLFHFRWGKKPGTVNGKILLICQIILT